aaaaataaatatatatatagattgagttttagctcgattgGTATGAGTATTGTTCCTAATGTAAGAGGATGTAGGTTTGATTGCGCTGAAGCgaattatcttcctatttataaGTTGGGAGGGGCTATGGATAGTTTTAAGCATTATATCAAGAAGAACATATatgatcaaaacctataataaaaataatattctaaaaaGGTCGGGCCTCGAGTAGTTTTTTCATAGTTTTGCtgccatttcactattatgttattactattttgtttttattgttttgatattgtataaatattaatttattgttaattttgcttgCTAAGTTGTACCTATGTTGGTgttttttaagtataaatatttttttaaaattattgaaaaatatttattttaacatttttagtgtttttaatgtattatattttaaaaaaattatataaataaatttaatacggttagatcaagtttaaattttagtatttttatttaaacagaacttgataaaatttgattatttttcggGTTGGGCCCGGGCCTATCAAACCACTCTAAAATTTTGTGAACAGTCAGCCTGTCCCGGGCCATCGAAAGGTCTAGAGCCCATCACGAGACACGTCTGACTGAGCACATCACTTTTCGTACTGGAAATAAATAgttttacccttaaatttacCATTGAAAGTAAACTAACCGTGCGGCTACTCCCATTCCCTCTGTAAATATTCCAGATTAGTCCATACCCTTCCAGACCTCTTTTAACGttgtttagattaaaataattagacgCAACAGACTTGTATTTCCTTCGTGtgctatttttcaatttcaacgTCAGGGTGATGGCATGTTGCCGACGGGCAAAGGTTTTAATCAGCAGCTTGCGCACTAGTTTCACTTCAACTCCTCTTCTGAGATCTCCATTCCGGGATTCCTCATCAATAATCTTCCCCAACTTTGGGTCTTCTTCGATTTCATCTACTAAGTTTTCTGGGTTCTCTTCCTATTCTTCTATCTCACAAAGACTGGGAATATCTACTAGGTATCATTATAATCCCTTCTCTAATGTTTCCAAGAGATTTTACTTTGTGGATCGGCACCAGGTTCACCATTTTAGGCCGCGGGGTCCTCGAAGGTGGATCCAAAATCCTAGGAATGTTTTGATCGTTGTCTTGGTTGGTTCAGGGGTTTTGATTACTGTATACTTTGGTAACCTAGAAACTGTTCCTTACACAAAGCGAAAACATTTCGTGCTCATGTCTAAAGACATGGAGAAAAAGTTGGGGGAGACTCAATTTGAGCAACTCAAAGCTCAGTTTAAGGGAAAGATATTGCCTGCTATTCACCCTGAAAGCGTTCGAGTGAGACTGATTGCCAAAGATATTATCGATTCGTTGCAGAAAGGGTTGAGCCATGATCAAATATGGAGTGATTTGGAGTATGCATCACCGGAGACTTCACTTAAACATGACGCAATGACGACATTCAGTGGGAGGGAAGAAGAGTTGGGGATCAATTGGTCTCATCAAGATGAGATTCTTGATGATAAATGGGTTCAACAAAGTAGGAAGGAAAGTCGAGATAAAGGGTCGAAGTCGAAACCGACAACGACTCACTTGGAAGGATTGAATTGGGAAGTTTTGGTCATCAATGAGCCTGTTGTTAATGCTATGTGTTTACCCGGTGGGAAGATTGTGGTCTTTACAGGGTTGCTCAAGCATTTTCGTACTGATTCAGAGATAGCCACCATACTTGGACATGAGGTAGACATTGCTTTTAAGTTCAGCTTGTTATTCTCTCTCTGCTGGATTTGTGAATGATATGTTTTCATTGTGATGATCTGATTAGGTTGCGCATGCAGTGGCTCGGCATATAGCCGAATCAATAACCAAGAATTTGTGGTTTGGCATTCTACAATTGATACTTTATCAGTTCATTATGCCTGATCTGGTCAACACAATGTCAACACTTTTCTTTAGGCTCCCCTTCTCTCGGAGGtttgtatatattttctatattcttTTTTTGGAAGATAGGAAAGATTATATACACTAACTATAATGGCTAAATGCATGTGTACAGTTTTTGACCTTATGTGTACGAAATATGTCATTGACGCATGGTGTGAGTACCGGAAATGGGTATGCtcaaaatctttacattttccatgtatttggaaGATCTTTAGGGGATCATATTCTTATATACCTGTGTGAGGATATGTGTTAAATACATCTATTTTAAGAACGGAGTTCAGGCAACATAGCTTATATGTGTATGTGCATACATCTGTAGTTTGATGCTACAGTGTAATCTTCCCTAGGCTGTAAGATCCTATTGTTATCTGGACTTGAGTGAGTATCAGATATGATACATCTCACCCGAGTTCACTCAACTTTTTCTTGCAAGTTTTTCATATACTTTGAGCATCATAGCTCCATACCCATATCCAATTATGTGTCAGATGCAATGTTGGACAAATTACTTTAGGAAAACTGATGAGTCCGAATAGCATGGATAAGGCGCAACAATAAGGGTATGAATAAACATGCTTGATCCTATAAGGAAATGATAAGTCTAAAAAATTCCTGAAAATCTCCTTAAAAAATACTATCCAATCTCTGATTCTGTGAAAGCCTTTATAGGTTTGGCCTATACCAGAAGATGGTAGGGCCTTCTCCCTGGAATAAGAAAGAAGAGTCCATGTACTAATCCAATATCTAGTGAGAGTTGGGAACTTTTGTAAGCTTCCAGTCTTGATCCACTTCTTTTACTGAAATATTTTAGGTCTATTTGTGGCTGTGTGGTTCTGCATTTGTGAAGTCGggttggttttatttattaaatggatttttttgtcaaaattattaTTGCCTTAGTATCTGACATGATTATGGAGATATGATGTTTTCCAAATGCATTGGGAAACATATAAAAGTTCAACATGCCCATTGTTGCACATATATCTATTTCTGGCAGTCACACCCGAGTTCGAGGTCCTTGCTACTCAAATGCCATTCTCATGGTCTTCTCAATGCTTAACCCGTATCCTCATCTTTTACAGGATGGAACTTGAAGCAGATTACATCGGACTGTTGTTGCTTTCATCTGCTGGCTATGATCCTCGAACTGCTCCCAAAGTGTATGAGAAACTAGGAAAGGTTGCAAAGGATTCAACACTGCAAGATTATCTCTCTACGCATCCATCTGGGAAGAAAAGAGCTCAGTTGCTGGCTCAAGCCCAAGTAATGGAAGAAGCACTCATGATTTACCGAGAGGTTAGTGCAGGCCGTGGGGTGGAGGGCTTTCTTTAGGATTGCACCACACCCCACTCTTTCTGCACCACGAAAGCCACAATAGTCCATCAAGGCTAAGAGCTTCATGGACTTCAACTTATTTTCCCtgcatatttctttttaataatttacaaactTCATTTCAGATCATCACTTTTCTTTCTCCAGCAACTGTAACAAAGtgtccttttattatttttttccccaATCTTTGTAAATCAAATTGCAACCATGAACGTAGCAAATTTAACGTTTTATGACCTTTTATTTGTTAGATCAATCTTCTTCTTTTGGtctattaagaattttaagtGTATTCTAGATGGAATATTAATTATGTGATCAAAGCCTTGATTGTTAATAGTGGGGAAGATTTAGGCATCACAGGGGTTCGAAGACTCTTGAAAACTGAAGGAGAATGGTGGTTCGAGGGGTATGACGACTCTTGAGAACTGAAGGAGAATGGTGGTTGCGACATATACTTAGAGAAGATAATACAATTGCAATTGCAGATTGCTTGGCCAAGTTGAGTCTTACATGGAATTCAGGTCTTCAAATGTTTGATTCGGTGCCTAATGAAGTTCCAGGCATTTTTCAACAAGACAGAGCAATGGGTGCTTTTGatctttttaatttgatgtaattttatttatttttaccataaaaaagTTGTATACCAAATCATGGAAAAGGTGTCACGTGATCTGTATtgattgatgaatgatttagtatatattataaaaatttgaaatttattatatattttatataattcttataCTATAAAAATGAActcgtatatatataatattatttttttattttataaaatgtttttataattttttgaaggtaaaatatttttataagttttatttttatttatatatgttttgaaagTTTATacgaataaataaaattaactattaCAACATAattaccttaaaaattattacaacaTAAACTAACtaagaattaaaaaatcaaaacaaaatcgATTAATCAGACTAAAATTCTCACATAACATCAATATAGGGTAAGACTttgaaactcaaatatcaaaCCTTAGTAATGCTAAATCCTCCATCTTTATCTACCGGCGAATGTCtcattgattttatataatttatatataagttattatgtatgtttttcctaatttggactaattaaaatatgaaataaatcgATTCACGATTCACGATTTAATTTTGATCTTAAACGCTTCACTCTAAAATTGGTTTAATCTTTTGTTTAGACCAATATAATAGTTGATTTCTAGTCTGATTTATTCGATTGGttgatctaatttaatttaataaatatttaaaatttatttatcatatgtaagatattaaattattctaatatcaattgaatttatttggtctttacttttcaataatataaataatttttttaacttttcacaaatatttaaaagataattattttatccaTAGCTAGTAGAGTAAAAACTTCTACAAGCAGGAGTGTCgttaagggttagggtattTAAACTTcagttaaaatcaaattaaccgACCGAACTGATGTAATTTGGTTAATCGATCGATTAACTGATCTAGTCCAGTTAGAGGTTggttaaagatttttttagaactgtggttaacggttaattcagTTCAAAATTGGGTAATTAAtcgaacttaataaataatattatatattatatgtattaggCTATTACTAATTCGGTcaaatgaatattattattttgatatgttttatatttgttttaacaaaaaaaaacctataaattttggttaatttgattaaccaactgaattaaccgaaatatttcggtttaatttatttatttttgaaaaatttcagtTCAGttgattaatttagttaatactAATTGATTGGTTAACCGTTTAAACACTCCTAATTAAAGGGCAAGCAAGGACTTATAGAAAATTTATCTCTGACTTCACTTTTGTCCACAAACGGATATAAGATAATactaattaactttttaattattttattacatcctAAAATAAATGTCATAATTTTAGACCTGTGGATTTTTCCCTTAAATAACAATGTATAAGATAATGATCGACATTATAAAAGAATCTAGTATGATACCAAGTGTTTTtgtaaagttttcttttaagattcttacatttgttttaaaaaaattaaatttttaaaataattttttcatattatattcattctatataattttatgtaaaatttgatttaattcaattttatataatttaatatatatatattttgaataaaatatattattttcctaaatatgtgcaattgattgaaaataaattttttttattgatataatgaaaatcaaagttttatacAACATTTAAATTAAGTCATTATTTAGAGCTTGAGCGGGATATTTTTTTCATGTctaaattaaattgtgttagTAATTGTTCTCGCATTGAAATTGAACTTGACAACCTTTTTCTTGTattggggtttgaattttttttaggtgtAAATTATGCCATGAACTTGATAATTGTATCTACATTGAGGTTTGAACTATATGATTTTCAATGactaatttgaacaaaaaaataatttaaatgttaatgtgagAACATTGGCtaataaaaacaagtttaaacccccaataaaaaaacaattatgaatttcttaacctaacttaaaaaaattttcaagccTTGCGAGAAAAATTACCAAGTTAAATTACAATCAAATTTAGGTTTACTTATAtcgaattaaaattaatttatgcataaatttGACAAATGTCAGGTTTCAGAATCCAGATAAACCAGGATCTGAAAGCAGCTCTTTTACCACTACACCTTGGCCTAGTTGACGACAGGCGAAGTTTAAGCAGTGAAGACAATGTGTTTTACGTATTGTGCACGTTGAATCCCAATGCTATTCCATTTTCTGAACTAAAATATGGTGGAACCTAAATGCCCACATCTCAAAAACACCGTCTTTCGCTTAATCGAAGAGTTCAAGAGTCTGAAAGAGCTCAAACAAATTCATGCCCACATCATAACTTCTCCAAAACTGCCCAAACCCCATCAAGAATATCTCATTACTCGCCTCCTCTTCGCTTCCGCCCTCTCAGAGTCCGGCTCTCTTTGCTACGCCACCAgtgttttcaaatttataaagaacCCAACACTTTCTGTATATAACATCATGATTAGAGCCTACGCTTCCAAAATCAGTGGCGCAGATAATACCCACAATTCAAAATCCTTTATTCTCTTCAAACAAATGCTTTTTAATGGCATTTCACCGGATTGCATTACGTTTCCTTTTGTTATAAAGGAATGCGCCATTAGGCTTGATAGTCGTGTAGGGTGTAGCATTCATGGAGAAGCCATTAAATTTGGATTGTTTTCTGACGTTTACGTTCAAAATTctttggtaaatttttattctgAATGTGGGTTTTTGAACAGTGCCAGGAAGTTGTTTGATGAAATGCTGAAAAGAGATATTGTTTCTTGGAATTCGATGATTATTGGGTACTTGAGAGGTGGGAATCTTGAGATGGCATTAGAATTGTTTAGAAGCATGGAGACGAGGAATATTATCACTTGGAATTCAATGATAACGGGTTTTGTTCAGGGTGGAAAGGGAAAAGAGGCCTTGCAATTGTTCCATGAAATGCAGAATTCAAGTAATGATAAGGTTAAACCCGATAAAATTACAATAGCTAGTGTACTTTCAGCTTGTGCTTACCTTGGTGCAATTGATCACGGGAAATGGATATATGGTTACTTAAGGAGAAGCGGTATTGAATGTGATGTGGTGATTGGAACAGCATTGGTTGATATGTACGGTAAATGTGGTAGTGTTGAGAGGGCATATGAGGTTTTTAAAGAGATGCCTAAAAGGGATACCTTGGCATGGACTGCTATAATTTCTACATTTGCATTGCATGGCTATAGTAAAGAGGCTTTTGACACGTTCAAAGAGATGGAAGCCGTGCTAGTGAAGCCTAATCATGTCACATTTCTTGGGTTATTGTCAGCTTGCGCTCATTCTGGCATGGTAGAGAAAGCTCGCTGGTGTTTTGATATGATGAAGCGTGTTTATTCAGTAGAACCACAACTTCATCACTATGCTTCCATGGTTGATGTTCTCAGTCGAGCCGGGTTATTTGAAGAGGTAGGAGAGCTTGTTAGAAGTATGCCAATGGAGCCAGATGTGTTTGTTTGGGGAGCATTACTTGGAGGCTGTAAGATTCATGGGAACTTAGTATTAGGAGAAAGGGTAGCACAGTATTTGATTGGTCTGGAACCGAGGAATCATGCATCTTATATTAACTTGTGTGAAATATATGCCAAAGCTGGGAGATTTGATGATGCGAAGAGGATTAGAGCCTTAATGAAAGAAAGAGGTATCAGAAAAGAAGTTGCAGGCTGTAGTTTAATTGAAGTTGATGGGCTCGTTCTTGAATTCTCAGTTGAAGGATGGCCTGTGCCAGTAACTGATGAGATAGTGCTcgtcttaaatttatttaataatgagaTAAAAGGGGAAGGAACCATGCATTACTGTAATGGGATATTGTTAGATTCAGAAAAATGATGACCATTTCTGGATTATTATTTGGTAATTCTCTACTTTTTCTTGCTGGAACTAAGTTTTGCTGGCGGCTATTCCATTCAAGGGCACAAATCTATGTTGATCtgattcttgatttttcttgGACCATCCGTGTTTGACTCATATTCTGACATAAGAATGGGGATATGCCCTTTACAAtccttcaaatacatgaaaaacttttaaaacattGAAGATGGTTGTATTAGAAACATATCTATATCCGATACTCACGCTCGACCTTGAGTAACATAGGCAAAAAGGCAACCATTATCATTACAAAACCAGAGAATTACATGGCAGAGGTAAAGCTCTCCATCTTGATAACACAGTTAAATTTGCTTGTTGTTGAAGGTTCAGACTTTTGATTCTTTGGTATGTTTTTGCTGTTTCTTTCATGCCCTAGatattatcatcttttcttccatCACCTATCTTTTATTCTTCTTAATTTTATCATAGATTATTGCTAGTAGCTTAAGAACAATTAATGGAATTGAGGGTTTCATACTCGATCAATCTTCTATTCTCTGTTTCATTTGCACTAGTTTGTTACCGTTTTTAACAATTTTCTGGAATCATAGGGACCGGTTGCGTAGTTATTGCCATTACCAGTTATGTGTTGAAATTATGGTTCAAGGCAGAAATATTTAGTGTTAGAGATGTGTGACTCAAATCTTAtcacttgttaaagaaataaaataaagaggcAAAATAGGACCTTGCCGCACAAGTTGAATCCGTACAAGAGTATACTTTTTCTATTAGACATTGATTATAACAGGGTTGtttaatccataaatagatgtaatcgaACTTCtcttgtgtgtgtgtttttcaacatagtgaattttTCTTATTCTGCTCGTGTTTTTCTCGATAAGGATTTTCCAAATAAAatctgtatttttatttttctttcttattgctttgTGATCATTACTACTTCTATTATCGATGTTGATTATAACATTTAGTAAGCATGAGGTTTGAATTTAGCatctgcaattttttttttcactcctACACTTCTACtgcaccaaaaataaaatagcaatcAAATCAGCATTTGAAATTTATCTTGTTATTCGCAATTTTTGTTCGCTTTATATGGTATTGTTATCTCAATTGCAGGAAGATTCAATCCATTCATGGTAGAGATCAAATGGGTGAGTAGTGACTGGAATTTTGAGTTGGACTGAACTATTGGCAATTTTAAGAGCAAAGCTTTGGCATAAATTGTCCTTGAATGTGGGCGGTTGGGCCGCGGTCTGATGGCTCATTTTACTGCAAGTGATATCATCCTTGCACCCATCATCTGTCATGTTCTAGAGGTTATGAGTTTGAATCTTTCCATACACAAAACTCTTCagtagtcatgattttactcgTTTAGGCATCGTGGGATGCTCTTAGGCTCTCTTCAAAGTTTGAAGATAAAGCTTTGAAAGTGTGTCGCtcttttttttggtatatttacgattagtttatacatttttaataagAGCAAATCACTGTCAACTCATGTACCACAGATAGAAATAAGATTACTTATGATTCAAACCCATGAAATGAGTTTTAGTCAATACCGCTAAGACAAGAGGTAGACTCTAGTGGTCATTCTTCGAAGCAACGCCCAAagaaaattattcttaatttgTGTATcaaaagtaatattatttactAGGGTTTTAAATATAAACTCGTATACATATTTTGTGTTAAAAAGTGGTTTAATTAAGcaatagatttaattttgatcattttaatttaatcaaaacgAGGTTTGTTTTACCTCTGACACCCGTAATTGTGGAAAGGGATGGGTTTATTGATACAAGCAGCTTCAATATATGTGGGCTGCAATGGAAACTATCAAAAGATAGCGAAGTAGTGTTGGCTTAATCTGACTTCTACCTTGTTTTCGTCCATCACATCCTCTTTCTATATGTTATTCCATTGAAGTACTTATTACCATTGGCtttttcacattcattttcaCTATCCAAATTGTTCTATTCTACAAACTTAAGTTTATTAAACAGAAAACTTAAACACATTCTTTTTTTGATAAAGCAAAATTATTCCAACAGATTCGAGATTTATTGCCTGGAAAATATTGTggtatttgttaaaataaacatatttttacattcCATTCATAACTATTAGGGCTCCAAAACAAATTAAGCCCAGAACCAAGATTAGAAGATCAAAAGTAAATGGGCGTTGGAGAGAAGTTAGAGTAGTAGGATTTTGTGGACGTCACTCTCTGTCTTTATATTTAAGTTAGGTCTCTCtacattttattgaatggttTACAGTTAACTTCTTAATTTCAActgtaatttaatataaataggCTATGGAAAGAGATTTGTGTCGATTAAAAGTAAATGTTTGTCCAAACCATTTTATCTTAGCAGAAATCATTGACTATATTATTTCAGCTTAGGATGATGGTTGttatat
The window above is part of the Gossypium raimondii isolate GPD5lz chromosome 9, ASM2569854v1, whole genome shotgun sequence genome. Proteins encoded here:
- the LOC105800101 gene encoding mitochondrial metalloendopeptidase OMA1 — translated: MACCRRAKVLISSLRTSFTSTPLLRSPFRDSSSIIFPNFGSSSISSTKFSGFSSYSSISQRLGISTRYHYNPFSNVSKRFYFVDRHQVHHFRPRGPRRWIQNPRNVLIVVLVGSGVLITVYFGNLETVPYTKRKHFVLMSKDMEKKLGETQFEQLKAQFKGKILPAIHPESVRVRLIAKDIIDSLQKGLSHDQIWSDLEYASPETSLKHDAMTTFSGREEELGINWSHQDEILDDKWVQQSRKESRDKGSKSKPTTTHLEGLNWEVLVINEPVVNAMCLPGGKIVVFTGLLKHFRTDSEIATILGHEVAHAVARHIAESITKNLWFGILQLILYQFIMPDLVNTMSTLFFRLPFSRRMELEADYIGLLLLSSAGYDPRTAPKVYEKLGKVAKDSTLQDYLSTHPSGKKRAQLLAQAQVMEEALMIYREVSAGRGVEGFL
- the LOC105800100 gene encoding pentatricopeptide repeat-containing protein At5g66520; translated protein: MVEPKCPHLKNTVFRLIEEFKSLKELKQIHAHIITSPKLPKPHQEYLITRLLFASALSESGSLCYATSVFKFIKNPTLSVYNIMIRAYASKISGADNTHNSKSFILFKQMLFNGISPDCITFPFVIKECAIRLDSRVGCSIHGEAIKFGLFSDVYVQNSLVNFYSECGFLNSARKLFDEMLKRDIVSWNSMIIGYLRGGNLEMALELFRSMETRNIITWNSMITGFVQGGKGKEALQLFHEMQNSSNDKVKPDKITIASVLSACAYLGAIDHGKWIYGYLRRSGIECDVVIGTALVDMYGKCGSVERAYEVFKEMPKRDTLAWTAIISTFALHGYSKEAFDTFKEMEAVLVKPNHVTFLGLLSACAHSGMVEKARWCFDMMKRVYSVEPQLHHYASMVDVLSRAGLFEEVGELVRSMPMEPDVFVWGALLGGCKIHGNLVLGERVAQYLIGLEPRNHASYINLCEIYAKAGRFDDAKRIRALMKERGIRKEVAGCSLIEVDGLVLEFSVEGWPVPVTDEIVLVLNLFNNEIKGEGTMHYCNGILLDSEK